A part of Patescibacteria group bacterium genomic DNA contains:
- a CDS encoding nucleotidyl transferase AbiEii/AbiGii toxin family protein, translating into MISQTDLINYSKIYKIDQYTVLREYLQIIFLNSLYKKKGSSGVVFKGGTAIRLIYESPRFSEDLDFNTTLKMSLLRSVLGDSLTDARKVFPKLSLKELNTTQGFSAKLFLENEISPMPLTVKLDFSMREKTIEKFKSTIATELPASNYSLIIVMTQSEILAEKLRTIFQRKKGRDIYDIWYLLNKKVIVDSKLLDEKFKLIDRSFDITDVIKYIASFDKSILEKDLTKYLPLDQRHLPKNLPELINDKLRSLYKI; encoded by the coding sequence ATGATCAGTCAAACAGATCTTATAAATTATTCAAAAATTTACAAAATAGATCAGTACACGGTTCTTAGAGAATACCTCCAAATAATTTTTTTAAATTCTCTTTACAAAAAAAAGGGAAGTTCTGGCGTTGTTTTTAAAGGTGGCACAGCAATTAGATTGATATATGAGTCCCCAAGATTCTCGGAAGATTTAGATTTTAACACCACACTAAAAATGAGTTTATTGAGGAGTGTTTTAGGAGACTCGTTGACCGATGCAAGAAAAGTTTTTCCTAAGCTATCACTAAAGGAATTAAATACAACACAAGGCTTTAGCGCGAAATTGTTTCTTGAGAATGAAATATCTCCAATGCCTTTGACCGTAAAACTTGATTTTTCTATGAGAGAAAAAACCATAGAAAAATTTAAAAGCACAATTGCTACTGAACTGCCTGCAAGCAACTACTCATTGATTATTGTTATGACACAAAGTGAGATATTGGCCGAAAAATTGCGAACGATTTTTCAAAGAAAAAAAGGAAGGGATATTTATGATATTTGGTATTTATTAAATAAGAAAGTTATCGTAGACAGTAAATTGCTCGATGAAAAATTTAAATTAATAGACAGAAGTTTCGATATAACTGATGTAATAAAATATATCGCATCCTTTGATAAATCGATTCTGGAAAAAGACTTAACAAAATATCTGCCACTAGATCAAAGGCATTTGCCCAAAAATCTTCCAGAGTTAATTAACGATAAGTTACGTTCCTTGTACAAGATTTAA
- a CDS encoding aspartate--tRNA ligase has translation MKNMRIRETPNQIDKSIELIGWAHRIRSHGKIVFIDLRDLTGILQIVVAEKELLRVVDNIKEEYLIKVVGTIKKRPEKLINPNILTGTIELEPAQLSILSELKADLPFQVFEDTLNVDEALRLEYRYLDLRTERMRNNIIMRANITKFFRDFLSEQDFIEIETPTLTKGTPEGSREYIVPSRIYPGKFFVLPQSPQQYKQLLMISGFEKYFQIARCYRDEDQRGDRQPEFTQLDIEMSFVSKDDVIQLIEIMLKELVIKLYPDKKLTFSDFKKMSYEDAMEKYGTDKPDLRKDKGNNDELAFCWVVDFPLFEWSSSEGKLVSSHHPFTKPTDQDIDKLKEKPLEVKSDTYDLVLNGFEIGGGSIRIHNGKLQKTIFSILGLSDKDIQKRFGHLIKAFSFSPPPHGGIALGLDRIVAVLQNEPNIREVIAFPKTGTSKDPLTGAPTELPESTLKELNIKTTKPKA, from the coding sequence ATGAAAAACATGAGAATCCGAGAAACCCCGAACCAAATAGATAAATCCATTGAGCTGATAGGCTGGGCGCATCGCATCAGAAGCCACGGGAAGATTGTCTTTATAGATTTACGCGATCTTACAGGGATTCTTCAAATAGTGGTTGCTGAAAAAGAGCTTTTGAGAGTTGTTGATAATATCAAGGAGGAATATTTAATAAAGGTTGTAGGAACTATAAAGAAAAGACCGGAAAAACTGATAAACCCCAACATTTTAACAGGGACAATTGAGCTGGAACCCGCGCAATTAAGTATTCTCTCTGAATTGAAAGCAGATTTACCTTTTCAAGTATTCGAAGATACCCTTAATGTCGACGAAGCATTAAGGTTGGAATACCGTTATCTGGACTTGCGAACCGAGAGAATGCGAAACAACATAATTATGAGAGCGAATATCACAAAGTTTTTTAGGGACTTTTTAAGCGAGCAAGATTTTATAGAAATAGAAACACCTACATTAACTAAAGGGACACCTGAAGGATCAAGAGAATATATTGTCCCATCAAGAATATATCCCGGCAAGTTTTTTGTGCTTCCTCAATCTCCACAGCAATACAAACAACTATTAATGATTAGCGGGTTTGAAAAATATTTTCAGATAGCGCGATGTTATAGGGACGAAGACCAAAGAGGAGACAGACAACCAGAGTTTACGCAACTTGATATAGAAATGTCATTTGTGTCTAAAGACGATGTTATACAACTTATTGAAATTATGCTGAAAGAGTTGGTAATAAAATTATATCCTGATAAAAAATTGACATTTAGTGATTTCAAAAAAATGAGCTATGAAGATGCCATGGAAAAATATGGCACGGATAAGCCGGATCTACGCAAAGATAAAGGCAATAACGACGAGCTGGCATTTTGTTGGGTTGTTGATTTCCCTCTTTTCGAATGGAGCTCCAGTGAAGGGAAGCTTGTATCTTCACATCACCCGTTCACAAAGCCGACAGATCAAGATATAGATAAACTCAAGGAAAAGCCACTTGAAGTTAAATCGGATACTTACGACCTTGTTCTAAACGGATTTGAAATTGGCGGGGGAAGTATCAGAATCCACAACGGAAAGCTTCAAAAAACCATTTTTTCTATTCTGGGGTTATCGGATAAGGATATTCAAAAGCGATTTGGGCATTTAATCAAGGCGTTCTCATTTTCCCCGCCTCCGCATGGGGGTATCGCTCTTGGTTTAGACAGAATAGTGGCTGTTTTGCAAAACGAACCCAACATCCGAGAAGTAATCGCGTTTCCAAAAACGGGTACCTCAAAAGACCCTTTAACGGGAGCGCCAACAGAATTACCCGAAAGCACCCTTAAAGAATTAAATATCAAAACAACCAAACCAAAAGCTTAG
- a CDS encoding LD-carboxypeptidase codes for MRETVKPKVLKQGDCIGLVAPSRFVNDFREDLEKGIEVLENFGYKIAAGKHLYGRCYSSSAKAQDRADDINSFIKDPNIKAKYKPNLEGSLLFWEDVDERSNS; via the coding sequence ATGAGAGAAACAGTAAAACCTAAAGTATTAAAACAAGGAGATTGCATAGGATTGGTTGCTCCATCTAGATTTGTAAATGATTTTAGAGAGGATCTAGAAAAAGGAATTGAGGTTTTGGAAAATTTTGGCTACAAAATCGCCGCTGGCAAACATCTTTACGGACGATGCTATTCCTCATCCGCAAAAGCTCAAGACCGCGCAGATGATATTAATAGCTTTATAAAAGATCCAAACATCAAGGCAAAATACAAACCTAATTTAGAGGGGTCACTGTTGTTTTGGGAGGATGTGGATGAAAGATCTAATTCTTAA